The following are encoded in a window of Impatiens glandulifera chromosome 5, dImpGla2.1, whole genome shotgun sequence genomic DNA:
- the LOC124939172 gene encoding uncharacterized protein LOC124939172, translating into MANDNLKFSLRSIIEKNKLNGTNFLDWERNLRIILRSEGREDVLTTPIPKVTDTSSDEEKATETQLKIEALPVTCLMLAAMEPDLQKRFLSSDAYTITTELKTLFQDQARIERYETHKAILDSRLVKGKPVSPHVISLTGLFNRMEDLGTPYDQELATDIVLRSLHDGFAPFRMQYHMNGLKHDLNELHNLLKMQKAISLMTRGMKF; encoded by the coding sequence ATGGCAaacgataatttgaaattctccCTGCGCTCCATTATTGAGAAAAACAAGTTAAATGGGACTAATTTCCTAGATTGGGAAAGGAATCTGAGGATAATTCTGAGGTCCGAGGGACGTGAGGACGTTCTTACTACCCCTATTCCAAAAGTGACTGATACCTCGTCTGACGAGGAGAAGGCAACAGAAACCCAATTGAAAATTGAGGCTTTACCTGTCACTTGCTTAATGCTTGCTGCAATGGAACCTGATTTGCAGAAGAGGTTTTTGAGTTCCGATGCTTATACCATCACAACTGAGCTGAAAACTCTGTTTCAGGATCAGGCAAGGATTGAACGATATGAAACTCACAAGGCTATACTTGATAGCAGACTTGTGAAAGGGAAACCCGTAAGTCCTCATGTGATTAGTCTAACTGGGCTGTTCAATAGGATGGAAGATTTGGGGACCCCTTATGACCAAGAGTTGGCCACGGATATCGTTCTTAGATCCTTACACGATGGTTTTGCACCTTTTAGAAtgcaataccatatgaatggACTAAAGCATGATCTAAATGAACTCCACAACCTGCTTAAAATGCAGAAGGCAATATCACTGATGACAAGAGGAATGAAGTTCTGA